The DNA window GAACCCGAATAACATCTCCCCTTCTTTGACTTCAAAAGCAGCGTCGTGGCTTTCAATTATCAGATCACGCTTTGCTCTACCGAACTGTAGCGAGACTGGTGGTTCAATTCGGAGTGCTTCATAGACTACTGATTTCATCAATGGCATCTCTTCCATGCCCCGCATTGTAATACTTCCATCGTTGGATCTGACCACTGATCTGATCTCTTCGGCTAATCGAGCGTGGAGTTTGGTCCCGGCACGGCCTAGCCATTTCATCATGTTTGGAAATAAAATCCTCATCCCACCGAATGAATTAAAGCATGTGGTGAAAAGAAGATTATGACATGCCTCCTCACGTGAAATTCCTAAATTTTCTGCTTCGTCGAGCAGGAAGCCTGACGAAGCGTAGAAGAAATCGTAAAGACGCTGgtagctttttttaattagtgaTGGTGGTAGACGGAATGAATGGACGGTAAGATCTTCAAGATATTTTGGAAGACCGAGTTTGAGCACTGGACCAAGGTTAAAGAGCACCCATTTTGAAACTAGACCGGGTCCGTCAAGGCCAAGTGTGGTCTCTGCCGGATCAGTACCAAACCAAGACCTAGCCAAGAAATTAAAAGCTGCTTGATCATTAGCTTCACCGAAACTAGCTTTCCCTCCGAGAGCCAAGTTTTTTTCAAGACTCATAAAGAGTTCTGTGTAACTGGCATTGAATTCAGGGATTACGTGATCACGGCGTGACTTGAGGAGATAGAACATGAGTTGTTTCAGTTTGGCGTGTTTTGGTTCGGACGGGTCAAGATAGGACAGAACTCGGTAGCCACCAGTGAGTTCTGTTGAAGGCATGAAAGTACCTGTAAAAAGAtctttcttttcaacttttGTCACGTCAAATAGAACCGGAAAGCTTTTTCCGTCAAGTAAAACCACGACGTGCGGATTTGGAGCAATAAAAGGACCGGGCGGCATGTTAGCTCTAAACACCGTTGAttggtatttttgaattttggatTTGAAATACTCGTCTCTGCCTTGGTTATAGAAATAATCCATGCGATCTTTAAAGGGACCAATAAGAGGGAGCCCATGATCACCAGGGATTTTGCGGATGGGGAGTTTGGTTGGTTCAGATGGTGAAACAGTAGCGGGTGGACCTGGAACTGATGGTTTTTCTGATATTGATGCTCTGATCGGACGGACAGAGAAGCGACGAGTGGAGGGCTTGGGACTAGACGGCTTTTTTAGTGACTGGAATTGGGTTTGAAGGGAAGGGAAAGCTAAGGAAGAGGAAGCCATGTTTGGGATTTGATTAATCTACCTGGCTATTGTAATGCAAGTATGGGTGGGAGGTGGGAGCAgaatattatagaaaaacaaaaggagtgaTGAGGTGCAAGTTGGGGTAGTCAagggtgtgtatatatatatatatggtagtGGGTTTTCTGGGTGGGTGCGGGTGGTCCTTCCATGAAAACCCCAAGCCTGAAAATCTGTGCTTTGATAAGAGTCGTGAAAGGCATGCATTAATTGTCATACTTTATATCTAATTTACTTTTTCgtttgcatgtttttttcttcatggatGCGAGTTGTCGATGTACATGGAGAAAGTTCTTGAAGGAAATATGCATAAATGTAAATTGACAGGAAGAAATGGACTGTCATTtcattagcttttttttttttttttttttttaaccttaccAGTCTATgtatttcatcatttgtttcctgtaagatctttttttcttttgataaatccAATTGATGAATGTTGGCATCACTTTCTTTCTCCACTCATTTCACTTTCATTGTTGCAttctttttgttatatttattatgcattaacaaaaattaaaagatgagcTGAATTCATTGCTGTTCACTTGTAcactgttttagttttttttttttttttaagttatattcTTCAGTACTGAGTTTGGTTGGAGATTGTGATCTTAtaatttgtattgttttaaaacttgatccGACTCGGCTAGTTGACCCGGGAATTAGCCCAATCcaagatgaaaaagaaatagaaaaaaaaacacacctaACCCGGTAAAAAACTCTTGTTGACCTAGTGACCCTGGTCTAACCCTGTCATGACCCGACAATCAACTTgttcacttttttcttttttcttgtcaaacaacatcattttgatactttaagaaaaaatgaGGTCAACCCTTATGATATGTAATCTCGGTTTTGCCCTAAGTCAAGCttgaagttgagttttaaaattgtaataatctatttttattttttttagagggcTATTCCGGTCTCATAACCAGGTTcatgggtttgacaggttaattcaggctgactcagtttttttaagatttttttaattgattggtttttttaatttcatctttcaacattatattgattgaaaattaacttttataatttttttaatttgttttatatgaggttatcatgtTACACGCAAACCTTAAGTGAGTCAAATGCTTATTTCGTTATCAATCTTTATTAAGCCATGAAACACACTCACCTTATCCCAAAATTCAAGCCCTTCTTATTCTTTattaagtaatattttaaaacgcGTGGGGAAAGTATTGTAACTTTCcctatatttttgtttgttttgtttttttttgttttacatgttttttttctttttttccccaagattgtcttcttcttcttttttcttttttttccacacaatttgtttttgtttttttctcttttttgggttttacatgttttttatctttttttcccatgattgtcttcttcttctttttttattcttttttgtttttgtgttttttttcaaaattatctttgttgattttttttaatattgaattggttaaaaatttaattctgtagtttttttttctttaaaacattatagattgctacaatgtttccttacatggttttttttcttttttttttccataatggtctttgtcaattttatttttttcatattgagccgGTTGAGAATTTTACTTCGtagtttgtttctttaaaacactgtggattgctataatgtttcctcatatggtttttgttttgctatagtgtttcccccatatgttttttttcaaaattatctttgtcggattttttttttaattttgagctgGTTGGaaatttagctttaactttccccatatgttgttttcccttttttttcattttttttttgcttttttttttccaaaattgtcttcttctttttttttcatttttttgtgtttttttttcagaattatctttgtcgattttattttttcatatcgagctagttgagaatttagcttcgtagtttttttctttaaaacactgtggattgctacagtgttcccccacatgatttgttttgttatgtttttttcaaaattatctttatcgatttattatttttaatattgagttggttgagaattacaactgtagatttcctcatgaaacattatagattgctacagtgttaccctgcatagtttttttttcctttcgttttttttttatgatttttttaaaaattatctttgttgattttatttttttcatattaagctggttgagaatttacctttatagttttttccttttaaaacattgtggattgcaatagtttttctccatataattttattttatttttttatgattttttctacaaACCCATGACAACGCGCAAGCATACCACAAGCCTGCGGCATCGCGTGGCCATGACATCTAGTAATACAACTAGAAACACTTTCAAATTCTTTATGAAAGCATGACACCATTATAATCCATACAAATTTAAAGAATCTTTTTACTTTTATGAATCTCTCTTCCTCGTATAGTTTAGTTTATGTGATATTGTTTATTTGgcatgcaagttttttttttttatcatagaaaAGACTGCAATTTCAATGCTTAATGTTGGATTATATTTTTGCTTGAGTGTCTTACTTTTTATGAACAAAACACTAAAGGATGTGATTAAATTATGGTAGTTATACCCATAAAAATTcattagaataatattattttaaaaaataattcacccTTCAAACACccattattcttttttctacttttcaatttcatt is part of the Populus trichocarpa isolate Nisqually-1 chromosome 2, P.trichocarpa_v4.1, whole genome shotgun sequence genome and encodes:
- the LOC7462912 gene encoding allene oxide synthase 1, chloroplastic gives rise to the protein MASSSLAFPSLQTQFQSLKKPSSPKPSTRRFSVRPIRASISEKPSVPGPPATVSPSEPTKLPIRKIPGDHGLPLIGPFKDRMDYFYNQGRDEYFKSKIQKYQSTVFRANMPPGPFIAPNPHVVVLLDGKSFPVLFDVTKVEKKDLFTGTFMPSTELTGGYRVLSYLDPSEPKHAKLKQLMFYLLKSRRDHVIPEFNASYTELFMSLEKNLALGGKASFGEANDQAAFNFLARSWFGTDPAETTLGLDGPGLVSKWVLFNLGPVLKLGLPKYLEDLTVHSFRLPPSLIKKSYQRLYDFFYASSGFLLDEAENLGISREEACHNLLFTTCFNSFGGMRILFPNMMKWLGRAGTKLHARLAEEIRSVVRSNDGSITMRGMEEMPLMKSVVYEALRIEPPVSLQFGRAKRDLIIESHDAAFEVKEGEMLFGFQPFATKDPKIFTQAEEFVADRFIGEGEKMLEHVLWSNGPETEKPTLGNKQCAGKDFVVLVSRLFVVELFLRYDSFEIEVGTSPLGAAVTVTSLKRASF